GATACCCGAAAGGGAGAAGGGTCTTTCGGCCGGCTTTCAGAAACTCTTGGCTTTGACGCCTGCGCGGTAGTGCCGTTGCGTGGCCGGAGCCGTGCTCTTGGCGTACTGGTGGTAAACAGTTCCAGTCTGGACCGACCGGAGCTTCTGGCGCGGCGACGGTTTCTTGAACTGTTCGCCAATCAGGCCGCTCAGGCAATGGAAAATTCCATGCTGCTGAGCCGGCTCGAAACTTCTCATCAGGATCTGCGGGAGACTCAGGAGCGTCTCATTCAGGGGGAAAAAATGGCCGCTCTCGGCGAGACGGCGGCCTCCGTGACCCATGAACTGCGCAACCCGCTGGTCTGCATCGGCGGGTTTGCCCGCCGCCTGGCAAATGTCCTGCCCGAAGCGAGCCGGGAGCGGGAATACAGTGAGATTATTGTGCGTGAGGTGCGGCGCATGGAAGAGATGCTGACGAACATTCTCGCCTTTTCCAAAAAACAGATGTTGTGCATTTCCGAATGCGATATCATAAAAATGCTTGACGAGGTTCTGATTCTCGAGGATGATTCTCTGCGAAAAGGGAACATACGGCTGGTCAGGGAATTTGGCGAGGACGTGCCCCCGGTTCAGGGAGATGTCCAGAAACTGCGTCAGGCCGTGATCAATCTTATTGATAATGCCCGGCAGGCCATGCCCGAGGGGGGATCGCTCGTGGTGCGGGCATATAGCACTGTGTTGCGGGGAGATCGTGCCGCGGCGGTGGAGATAGAAGATACCGGCGGTGGTATTCCGGTGACCATTCTGCGCAATATATTCAATCCCTTTTTCACCACCCGCAAACAGGGTACCGGTCTTGGATTATCCATTGTGCATCGCATTCTGGAGCATCATCGGGGAGAAATTGAGGTTCAGAATACGGAACTCGGGGCGCGATTCGTTCTGCGTCTGCCGCATACGTCACCATCATGCCAGGCGTTGGACAGACATCGGCCGTTTTCCTGAAAGACGCAGGAAATGACAACGGGGCTGTAGCTCAGTCGGGAGAGCGACGCGTTCGCAACGCGTAGGTCGGCGGTTCGAGCCCGCTCAGCTCCACCAATAAAAGCACAGGGGGCCAGACACTGAATGTGTTTGGCCCCCTGTGCTTTTGCTT
This portion of the Syntrophotalea acetylenica genome encodes:
- a CDS encoding sensor histidine kinase translates to MVGVTHVSARYLFCREEGEAEWELPTITADICERQRQDEFCQMVFKQRLSLSDKNNPLARALLEDRLIFITDTRKGEGSFGRLSETLGFDACAVVPLRGRSRALGVLVVNSSSLDRPELLARRRFLELFANQAAQAMENSMLLSRLETSHQDLRETQERLIQGEKMAALGETAASVTHELRNPLVCIGGFARRLANVLPEASREREYSEIIVREVRRMEEMLTNILAFSKKQMLCISECDIIKMLDEVLILEDDSLRKGNIRLVREFGEDVPPVQGDVQKLRQAVINLIDNARQAMPEGGSLVVRAYSTVLRGDRAAAVEIEDTGGGIPVTILRNIFNPFFTTRKQGTGLGLSIVHRILEHHRGEIEVQNTELGARFVLRLPHTSPSCQALDRHRPFS